From one Shewanella sp. GD04112 genomic stretch:
- a CDS encoding PTS transporter subunit EIIC, with protein sequence MAGKLESNRQIRTRRLGHFVTQQWFKFAQRLSQALLIPIAILPAAGVMLGLTVSPIPFMPEVLTVLMLAVGKLIFAIMPILFAVAVAIGFCRDQGIAAFTAVFGYGVMTATLAALADLYQLPTQLLLGMETLDTGIAGGMLIGGVTCFAVRWSQYIRLPAIFSFFEGRRSASLLIIPLAMGLGYILAHVWPPLSLLIERVSDWAVYQKPAIAFGVYGALERLLIPLGLHHIWNAPFYLEVGQYQLQNSEVVRGEVARYLAGDPQAGNLAGGYLIKMWGLPAAALAIWRCADPSERNRVAGIMLSAAAASWLTGVTEPIEFAFMFVAPFLFLIHVLLSGLAYFVCIMLDIHHSIVFSHGLVDFTLLFSLSRNTGWFIFLGPLTAVIYYLLFRGSILAFNLKTPGRLEPDEPHGAKESLRAIIAALGGRENIVELNACLTRLRLSVHSPELVNKVRLSQLGAKGVIVMGKGVQVVYGTKAETLRKVLQRYLDTRR encoded by the coding sequence ATGGCTGGAAAGCTGGAATCAAATCGTCAAATCCGAACGCGCCGCTTAGGTCATTTCGTTACTCAGCAGTGGTTTAAATTTGCCCAGCGCTTAAGTCAGGCACTGTTAATTCCGATTGCGATTTTACCCGCAGCGGGTGTGATGCTGGGCTTAACTGTGAGCCCAATCCCTTTTATGCCCGAGGTGCTAACCGTATTAATGCTGGCGGTTGGCAAACTGATTTTCGCCATCATGCCCATTTTGTTCGCGGTGGCGGTGGCGATAGGGTTTTGCCGCGATCAAGGCATCGCCGCTTTTACTGCCGTATTTGGTTATGGGGTGATGACTGCCACCTTAGCCGCCTTAGCGGATCTTTACCAACTGCCGACCCAATTGCTACTCGGCATGGAAACCTTAGACACTGGCATTGCTGGCGGCATGTTAATAGGTGGCGTGACTTGCTTTGCCGTGCGCTGGAGTCAATATATTCGCCTGCCCGCGATTTTCTCCTTTTTTGAGGGGCGACGTAGCGCCTCTTTATTGATCATTCCGTTGGCGATGGGTTTAGGTTATATCCTTGCCCATGTGTGGCCGCCGTTATCTCTGCTCATCGAGCGTGTGTCCGACTGGGCGGTTTACCAAAAACCGGCCATCGCCTTTGGTGTTTATGGCGCGCTCGAACGTTTACTCATTCCCCTCGGTTTGCATCATATCTGGAATGCGCCTTTCTATTTAGAAGTTGGCCAATACCAGTTACAGAATTCGGAAGTGGTTCGGGGGGAAGTGGCGCGCTATTTAGCTGGCGATCCGCAGGCGGGGAATTTAGCGGGCGGTTATTTGATTAAAATGTGGGGACTGCCCGCAGCTGCACTGGCTATTTGGCGCTGCGCCGATCCCTCAGAGCGTAATCGGGTCGCGGGTATTATGCTTTCCGCGGCGGCAGCCAGTTGGCTGACCGGAGTCACAGAGCCTATCGAGTTCGCCTTTATGTTTGTGGCGCCATTTTTGTTTCTTATCCATGTGCTGCTGTCGGGGCTGGCATATTTTGTCTGCATCATGCTCGATATTCACCACAGTATTGTGTTTTCCCATGGGCTGGTGGATTTCACGCTGCTGTTTTCGCTGTCGCGCAATACGGGCTGGTTCATATTCTTAGGCCCGCTGACGGCGGTGATTTATTACCTGCTGTTTAGGGGCAGTATTCTGGCATTTAATTTAAAGACGCCAGGACGACTCGAACCCGATGAACCCCATGGCGCCAAAGAGAGTTTAAGGGCCATCATTGCGGCATTGGGTGGTCGTGAGAATATTGTCGAGCTTAATGCTTGTCTCACCCGTTTACGTTTAAGTGTGCACAGCCCTGAGCTCGTCAATAAAGTGCGACTCAGCCAGCTCGGTGCTAAGGGCGTGATTGTGATGGGCAAAGGCGTACAAGTGGTGTATGGCACCAAGGCTGAAACTCTACGCAAAGTCTTGCAGCGCTATTTAGATACTCGGCGCTGA
- a CDS encoding flavodoxin translates to MKKVNLVFGTVYGSAQFTAETLEKALTELGYDTKLWQPNEISQFTPPQDELLVVVTSTTGQGDLPDDIQPWYYHLKETAPYLPELKYSVIALGDSSYDTFCGAGKSVDELLSELGAKPVVARLEIDACETMEPEVEAIKWLESWNQIVKSERAA, encoded by the coding sequence ATGAAAAAAGTTAATCTGGTGTTTGGCACTGTGTATGGTAGCGCACAATTTACCGCCGAAACCTTAGAAAAAGCGCTGACAGAACTAGGTTATGACACCAAATTGTGGCAACCGAATGAAATTAGTCAATTTACGCCGCCACAGGATGAGTTGTTAGTGGTAGTGACCTCGACCACAGGGCAAGGGGATTTACCCGACGATATTCAGCCTTGGTACTATCATCTTAAGGAGACAGCGCCTTATCTGCCTGAGCTGAAATACAGTGTGATAGCACTCGGCGATTCGAGTTACGATACCTTTTGTGGTGCGGGTAAATCGGTAGATGAATTGCTCAGCGAGCTAGGCGCCAAACCCGTTGTGGCGCGTCTTGAAATTGATGCCTGTGAAACCATGGAACCCGAGGTCGAAGCGATAAAATGGCTGGAAAGCTGGAATCAAATCGTCAAATCCGAACGCGCCGCTTAG
- the truC gene encoding tRNA pseudouridine(65) synthase TruC — protein MNLDDDWLDMPEDKYNPSESDEQSEPAPELCVLYQDEHLVAIHKPAGLLVHRSYLARRERFFAMQLTRDLVGCHVFPVHRLDRPTSGVLLFAKSSEVANALCEQFANHSIEKQYLALVRGNMHESGILDYALKVELDEVADKFANQDKAAQDAVTQYEPLLNTEIPYPSGRYATSRFALVKLSPKTGRKHQLRRHMAHLRHPIIGDTTHGDGKQNAFFRAHFDINRLWLIAKKLTFTHPVTLERLSIETELEPEWETVFAGLGWDDAALCREPSVLIAEQTTTV, from the coding sequence ATGAACCTAGATGATGATTGGCTGGATATGCCAGAGGATAAATATAACCCAAGCGAGAGCGACGAGCAGTCAGAGCCTGCGCCTGAACTGTGTGTTTTGTATCAAGACGAGCACTTGGTGGCTATCCACAAACCCGCGGGATTATTGGTTCATCGCAGCTACTTAGCGCGGCGTGAGCGCTTTTTTGCTATGCAGCTGACTCGTGACTTGGTTGGTTGTCATGTGTTTCCAGTACACCGTTTAGATAGACCCACCTCGGGCGTGTTGTTATTTGCCAAAAGCAGTGAGGTGGCCAACGCCCTTTGCGAGCAATTTGCCAACCACAGTATTGAAAAACAATATTTGGCACTGGTGCGTGGCAATATGCACGAGAGTGGCATCTTGGATTATGCGCTTAAAGTCGAATTGGATGAGGTGGCTGACAAATTTGCCAATCAAGATAAAGCCGCGCAGGATGCTGTGACTCAATATGAGCCGCTATTAAATACCGAAATTCCTTATCCGTCGGGGCGTTATGCAACCAGCCGCTTCGCGTTAGTGAAACTGAGCCCAAAAACGGGGCGTAAGCACCAACTCAGACGCCATATGGCGCATTTACGCCATCCGATTATTGGCGATACCACCCACGGCGATGGGAAGCAAAATGCGTTTTTCCGCGCGCATTTCGATATCAATCGATTGTGGCTGATTGCGAAGAAGTTAACCTTTACTCACCCGGTGACACTTGAGCGCTTAAGTATTGAAACCGAGCTTGAGCCAGAATGGGAAACCGTGTTTGCCGGACTGGGCTGGGACGATGCCGCGCTTTGTCGCGAGCCAAGTGTGTTGATTGCAGAGCAAACGACGACAGTTTAA
- a CDS encoding YqcC family protein → MLYSQTQTKLAQIAHELQSAGLWSTRAPSDEAMASTAPFACDLMSLEQWLQFIFIPRMQALIDAGQPLPSKIAIAPMAEHVWSEQAALAPLIGVLNELDMLLNEPR, encoded by the coding sequence ATGCTTTACAGCCAAACTCAAACCAAACTAGCCCAAATTGCCCACGAGCTACAAAGTGCCGGTCTTTGGTCTACTCGTGCGCCCAGTGATGAAGCCATGGCCAGTACGGCGCCTTTTGCCTGCGATCTGATGTCGTTAGAGCAATGGTTGCAGTTTATCTTTATTCCGCGCATGCAAGCCCTTATCGATGCGGGGCAACCTTTGCCAAGCAAAATTGCGATAGCCCCGATGGCGGAACATGTGTGGTCTGAACAAGCGGCGTTAGCGCCTTTAATCGGTGTCTTGAATGAATTGGATATGTTGTTAAATGAACCTAGATGA
- a CDS encoding DUF3549 family protein, translated as MTEITTLSQFLTTAKTQFQVYELGRRVQHIDMLAFHQIESLVTPYPYPIQGHAQFAIVFWNESQQHFIWFLKLPLDEQGLLSPAPRSQFIEMVLTALGQDPTQPLTDEQQDRLANNPFSFKPSQEKLAVFNALVRKQLGLSASIQYEFAVQYLSGQIATSEWQHIGLQGLSDVCVRLGELDHEQQLLASFDNSAIEVQIALCQCLEHLHLTEALANKLYAKFVAAPPEYQAYYLRALASHTELSQQALAHLQQAERLEANELISIAGRNWTVLKQELSRSIYLEALARQPQAFFNQIFADIVAIPSLRNHLLGELRNPNRSVQLSQAIGGLFKATSK; from the coding sequence ATGACTGAAATTACAACGCTTAGCCAATTTTTAACGACAGCCAAAACCCAATTCCAAGTCTATGAATTAGGACGAAGAGTGCAGCACATCGATATGCTGGCCTTCCATCAAATCGAATCATTAGTCACGCCCTACCCTTACCCCATACAAGGGCATGCCCAATTTGCCATCGTGTTTTGGAATGAGAGCCAACAACACTTTATTTGGTTCCTAAAGCTACCGTTAGACGAACAAGGACTGCTCTCGCCTGCGCCGCGCTCACAGTTTATTGAAATGGTATTAACGGCACTGGGGCAAGATCCGACTCAGCCATTAACCGATGAACAGCAGGATCGCCTCGCTAACAATCCGTTTAGCTTTAAACCCAGCCAAGAAAAACTGGCGGTATTTAACGCCTTAGTGCGTAAACAGTTAGGGTTAAGCGCCTCTATTCAATATGAATTTGCAGTGCAATATCTCTCGGGACAAATTGCAACGAGTGAATGGCAGCATATTGGCCTGCAAGGATTGAGCGACGTGTGTGTTCGCCTTGGCGAGTTAGATCACGAGCAGCAACTCCTTGCCAGTTTTGACAATAGTGCGATTGAAGTGCAAATTGCCCTGTGCCAATGTCTCGAACATCTGCATTTAACAGAAGCGCTTGCCAATAAGCTTTACGCTAAGTTTGTGGCGGCTCCTCCCGAGTACCAAGCCTATTACTTGCGCGCACTCGCTTCTCATACCGAATTGAGTCAGCAAGCCCTCGCCCATCTTCAACAAGCCGAGCGCTTAGAGGCCAATGAACTCATCAGCATCGCGGGCCGAAACTGGACCGTATTAAAGCAAGAGCTGAGTCGCAGTATTTACCTGGAAGCACTGGCACGACAACCCCAAGCCTTTTTTAATCAGATCTTTGCTGATATTGTGGCGATTCCCAGTTTGCGTAACCACTTATTGGGTGAGTTAAGAAACCCCAATCGGAGTGTTCAACTATCACAGGCCATTGGCGGCTTGTTTAAGGCTACAAGTAAATGA
- a CDS encoding DUF3301 domain-containing protein has translation MMSDLLLIIALVVVAAFFWQLRQMAELSRIFAEKECCRQKVQLLAIAMETARPSLGGTTGICWKAKYLFEFSTDGINQYRGHIWMLGKKVQKIEWPIFPEPEWQEAPMAKGKFGGCGSQSSCSSGKCH, from the coding sequence ATGATGTCAGATCTGCTGTTAATTATTGCGCTAGTTGTGGTTGCGGCCTTCTTTTGGCAATTACGTCAAATGGCAGAATTGAGCCGTATTTTTGCCGAAAAAGAATGTTGTAGACAAAAAGTACAACTCTTAGCCATCGCAATGGAAACGGCTCGCCCCAGCCTTGGCGGCACGACAGGGATCTGTTGGAAGGCAAAATACCTATTTGAATTCAGCACCGATGGCATCAACCAATACCGCGGCCATATTTGGATGCTAGGGAAAAAAGTGCAAAAGATTGAATGGCCTATTTTCCCAGAGCCAGAATGGCAAGAAGCACCAATGGCCAAAGGCAAGTTTGGTGGTTGCGGCAGCCAAAGTAGCTGTAGCTCGGGCAAATGCCATTAA
- a CDS encoding DUF962 domain-containing protein, with product MNEPYRSFAEFYPFYLSQHQDLTCRRLHFIGSFLVLLLFVAALLFANGWLLLFIPLVGYGFAWVGHFVFEHNRPATFQYPLYSLMGDWVMFAQILTGKLKC from the coding sequence ATGAATGAACCTTACCGCTCCTTCGCTGAGTTTTACCCTTTTTACCTCTCACAGCACCAAGATTTAACCTGTAGGCGGCTACATTTTATTGGCAGTTTTTTGGTGCTCCTGTTATTCGTCGCTGCGCTGCTTTTCGCAAATGGTTGGCTTTTACTGTTTATCCCCCTAGTGGGATATGGTTTTGCTTGGGTGGGACACTTTGTGTTTGAGCATAATCGCCCCGCGACATTCCAATATCCCTTGTACAGTTTGATGGGTGATTGGGTGATGTTTGCACAAATTCTCACCGGTAAGTTGAAGTGCTAA
- a CDS encoding GNAT family N-acetyltransferase: MDNNTLDECRAVYLTAEDLRLAASILYNAYHDDPFFVDALSTSDKFAYEQKLRAAIREELNALWQEKQALIGLFDQTRLVGVACVVTQEVPLGEGRYWHWRLKMLLGTGWQSTQAMMKKESSIVEQLPSEHCGILQFIALAPNEQGKGLGHQLVQAVVSWCDEQPELEGIGVFTTQEAHSQLFMQHDFVSLGELSIGNVAGQLLFYTGQQDE, translated from the coding sequence ATGGACAATAATACCTTGGATGAGTGCCGTGCAGTTTATCTCACCGCCGAAGATTTACGCCTCGCCGCTTCGATTCTCTACAACGCCTATCATGACGATCCTTTCTTTGTGGATGCTTTATCCACTTCAGACAAATTCGCCTACGAACAAAAATTACGTGCCGCAATCCGTGAAGAGTTGAATGCGCTCTGGCAGGAGAAGCAAGCATTAATCGGGCTGTTTGACCAAACACGCTTAGTTGGTGTTGCCTGTGTGGTCACTCAGGAAGTGCCCCTCGGGGAGGGCCGCTATTGGCACTGGCGACTCAAGATGTTGCTTGGTACGGGCTGGCAATCGACTCAGGCGATGATGAAGAAAGAATCGAGCATCGTCGAACAGCTACCGAGCGAGCACTGCGGGATCCTACAATTTATTGCCCTTGCGCCCAATGAGCAGGGAAAGGGATTAGGCCATCAACTCGTGCAAGCCGTAGTAAGTTGGTGCGATGAGCAGCCCGAGCTTGAGGGGATTGGAGTTTTTACCACCCAAGAAGCCCATAGCCAGTTATTTATGCAACATGATTTTGTCTCCCTCGGAGAATTGAGCATAGGCAATGTGGCCGGACAATTACTTTTTTACACGGGCCAACAAGATGAATGA
- a CDS encoding DUF2789 domain-containing protein, which yields MDTTPVDLSHLFEQLGLANQAQAIGQFIATHQLPPETHLTEAPFWTQAQKSFLTEALEADAQWTELIEQLDVQLRKP from the coding sequence ATGGATACAACGCCGGTCGATTTGAGTCATCTATTTGAACAGTTGGGATTAGCCAATCAAGCTCAAGCCATAGGGCAGTTTATTGCGACCCATCAACTTCCCCCTGAGACACACTTAACCGAAGCGCCATTTTGGACGCAGGCACAAAAGAGTTTTCTGACCGAGGCATTAGAGGCCGATGCCCAGTGGACCGAACTTATCGAGCAGCTCGATGTGCAATTAAGAAAGCCCTAA
- a CDS encoding DUF3192 domain-containing protein — MNANINRKLIAVTFLGLASLGLSGCVVNVGDSESKWDSNESWEKTQDKNRNNLTKLSLGMSKDQVMTLMGASDFSESYLQQKDGQADKEVLVLFYRTQHTHSDGKTTKDECTPIVLSNSVLVGWGDTAYSKI, encoded by the coding sequence ATGAACGCAAATATTAATCGCAAACTCATCGCGGTCACGTTTTTAGGGTTAGCAAGCTTAGGTCTTAGCGGTTGTGTGGTCAATGTCGGTGACAGTGAATCTAAGTGGGATAGCAACGAATCTTGGGAAAAAACACAGGACAAAAACCGCAATAATCTGACTAAGCTCAGCCTTGGTATGAGCAAAGACCAAGTGATGACCCTGATGGGCGCCTCGGACTTTAGCGAATCTTATCTGCAGCAGAAAGACGGCCAAGCCGATAAAGAAGTGTTGGTACTCTTTTATCGCACCCAGCATACCCACAGTGACGGTAAAACCACTAAGGATGAATGCACGCCAATCGTCTTAAGTAACAGTGTGTTAGTCGGTTGGGGCGACACCGCCTACAGCAAAATTTAA
- a CDS encoding Zn-ribbon-containing protein: MFVTELRFECFADTTISAAERAINQLLEAYRANGQILGREFAVAFNEGEFRVRLLMPEKNSLNHRYHSPWVKKALAELTEAKLLAPREKFIGQDINSEVSNTEPPSWQLLYTSYVHMCSPLRSGDNLLPIPLYQIPATFNGDHKRVIRWQTEWQACDELQMAAATKAEFAALEELSSPNSDLFRRGWDLRGRIEYLTKIPTYYYLYRVGGQDLQSELARPCPRCGSHDWKLDEPLLDMFHFRCEPCRIVSNLSWDHQ; encoded by the coding sequence ATGTTTGTCACCGAATTGCGCTTTGAATGCTTTGCCGATACCACCATCAGTGCGGCAGAACGTGCCATCAATCAATTACTCGAAGCTTACCGCGCTAATGGCCAAATCCTCGGCCGCGAATTTGCCGTGGCCTTTAATGAGGGTGAATTTCGAGTACGTCTCCTCATGCCTGAAAAAAACAGTTTGAATCATCGTTATCACAGCCCTTGGGTGAAAAAAGCGCTGGCGGAATTAACCGAGGCTAAGCTACTGGCGCCACGCGAAAAATTTATCGGTCAGGATATTAATTCTGAGGTGAGTAACACTGAGCCACCCAGTTGGCAACTGCTCTACACTAGCTATGTGCATATGTGCTCGCCCCTGCGAAGTGGCGATAACTTATTGCCCATTCCGTTGTACCAAATCCCCGCTACCTTTAATGGCGATCATAAACGGGTTATCCGCTGGCAAACCGAGTGGCAAGCCTGTGATGAGTTACAAATGGCGGCTGCCACCAAGGCAGAATTTGCCGCGCTGGAAGAATTATCCAGCCCAAACAGTGATTTATTTAGGAGAGGTTGGGACTTACGCGGCCGAATAGAATACCTGACCAAAATCCCCACTTACTATTATTTGTATCGCGTTGGAGGACAGGATCTGCAATCCGAGTTAGCTCGCCCCTGCCCACGCTGTGGCAGTCACGACTGGAAACTCGATGAGCCGCTATTAGATATGTTCCACTTTCGATGCGAACCATGCCGCATAGTGTCTAATTTGTCTTGGGATCATCAATAA
- the syd gene encoding SecY-interacting protein, whose translation MSCLPALDKFLQNYHQSYLSTLGELPRYYPQGEPSLCIQGEFDESSDEAVSWLPVKREHLGSFANVEHALELTLWPDINHFYGEYFAAPVLFDSPWGTGELLQVWNEADFDALQQNIIGHLMMKQKLKQPATWFIGLLDEGDKMLTVDNADGSVWVEIPGELPSAQLAPSVAEFIEALSPRIAPPVKHEELPMPALEHPGIFASFKRMWHNLIGKR comes from the coding sequence GTGTCTTGTCTGCCTGCTCTCGATAAATTTTTGCAAAACTATCATCAGTCTTACCTATCAACTTTAGGCGAATTACCGCGATATTACCCGCAGGGCGAGCCATCTTTGTGTATTCAAGGTGAGTTTGATGAATCATCCGATGAGGCGGTGTCTTGGCTCCCCGTTAAGCGTGAACACCTAGGCAGTTTTGCGAATGTTGAACATGCGCTTGAGCTAACATTGTGGCCGGATATCAATCACTTTTATGGTGAATATTTTGCAGCGCCCGTGTTGTTTGATTCACCATGGGGCACGGGCGAATTGTTGCAGGTATGGAACGAGGCGGATTTTGATGCCCTGCAACAAAATATCATCGGCCACTTAATGATGAAGCAAAAGCTCAAGCAACCGGCAACTTGGTTTATTGGTTTGCTCGATGAGGGCGATAAGATGCTAACCGTTGATAATGCCGATGGAAGTGTGTGGGTTGAAATCCCTGGCGAGCTACCTTCTGCCCAATTGGCGCCGAGTGTAGCTGAATTTATTGAGGCTTTATCGCCACGTATCGCGCCACCTGTGAAACATGAAGAATTGCCTATGCCAGCGCTCGAACATCCGGGGATTTTTGCCAGCTTTAAACGTATGTGGCACAACCTGATAGGTAAGCGTTAA
- the queF gene encoding NADPH-dependent 7-cyano-7-deazaguanine reductase QueF (Catalyzes the NADPH-dependent reduction of 7-cyano-7-deazaguanine (preQ0) to 7-aminomethyl-7-deazaguanine (preQ1) in queuosine biosynthesis) — MTHNHDPYSDAKELAGLTLGKATDYQAEYDASLLQGVPRSLNRNAINLTAESLPFHGADIWTAYELSWLNAKGKPMVAIADIQLSHESQNLIESKSFKLYLNSFNQTKFDNIEAVQKTLVQDLAECARGQVTVKIIEPKSFGIQRVVELPGTCIDDLDIEVSDYDFNPDYLENSTDDKQIVAETLNSNLLKSNCLITSQPDWGSVMIRYQGPKIDREKLLRYLISFRQHNEFHEQCVERIFVDLKHYCHCTKLTVYARYTRRGGLDINPYRSDFEHPGESHRLPRQ; from the coding sequence ATGACACACAATCACGATCCCTATAGTGATGCAAAAGAGCTTGCCGGCCTAACCTTAGGTAAAGCCACGGATTACCAAGCCGAGTATGATGCGTCGCTGCTGCAAGGGGTTCCTCGCTCACTTAACCGTAACGCTATCAACCTCACGGCGGAAAGTTTGCCTTTCCACGGAGCCGATATCTGGACGGCCTATGAGTTGTCATGGCTAAACGCCAAGGGCAAACCTATGGTGGCTATTGCCGACATTCAGCTAAGCCATGAAAGCCAAAATCTGATCGAGTCAAAATCCTTCAAACTGTATTTAAACAGTTTTAACCAAACCAAGTTCGACAATATCGAAGCAGTGCAAAAAACCTTAGTGCAGGATCTCGCTGAATGCGCCCGAGGCCAAGTCACAGTGAAGATTATTGAGCCTAAGAGTTTTGGTATTCAACGCGTCGTCGAGCTGCCTGGCACTTGCATTGACGATCTGGATATCGAAGTCAGCGACTATGACTTTAACCCAGATTATCTTGAAAACAGCACAGATGACAAACAGATTGTTGCCGAAACACTCAATTCTAATCTGTTGAAATCAAACTGCTTAATCACCTCTCAGCCGGACTGGGGCAGTGTGATGATCCGTTATCAAGGGCCTAAAATCGATCGCGAAAAATTACTGCGCTATTTGATTTCGTTCCGCCAGCATAACGAGTTCCACGAGCAGTGTGTCGAGCGGATTTTTGTCGATTTAAAACATTACTGCCACTGCACTAAGTTAACCGTTTATGCCCGCTATACCCGTCGCGGCGGCCTAGACATTAACCCTTACCGCAGTGATTTTGAGCACCCAGGCGAGAGCCACCGCTTACCAAGACAGTAA
- a CDS encoding sporulation protein, giving the protein MFKKLLASVGIGGATVDTQLIDNRLQPGQIFNATIVVKGGNVPQQISGLDLALMTKVKVSSDNGDYFKNHRLASWCLTESFEIQAGEIREIPFSGKLHPETPFTQLPVRNNQSQVWLQTGVDIDTALDPSDIDALVIMPTAIAEHVLKAMDGLGFVLVKADVEQGFLNTRAFRSTSGCYQELEFKPRNMGFNRLREIEVSLVCDAEQTHVLLELDRAFRGDGYLYFSLPNNATLSQVQEIFRANLG; this is encoded by the coding sequence ATGTTTAAAAAATTGCTGGCCTCTGTCGGAATCGGTGGTGCGACGGTCGATACCCAATTAATTGATAATCGACTGCAGCCAGGACAAATCTTTAATGCCACTATCGTCGTTAAAGGCGGTAATGTGCCGCAGCAGATCTCCGGCCTCGACTTAGCCCTAATGACTAAGGTGAAAGTGAGTAGCGATAACGGCGACTATTTTAAGAACCATCGCTTGGCGAGCTGGTGCTTAACTGAGTCCTTTGAAATTCAAGCGGGTGAAATTCGCGAGATCCCGTTTTCAGGTAAATTGCACCCCGAAACCCCTTTTACTCAGCTCCCAGTGCGCAATAATCAATCCCAGGTATGGTTACAAACGGGAGTGGACATAGATACCGCGCTCGACCCTAGCGATATCGATGCGCTGGTTATTATGCCAACGGCGATTGCCGAGCATGTGTTAAAGGCGATGGACGGCCTTGGTTTTGTGTTGGTGAAAGCCGATGTGGAGCAAGGTTTCCTCAATACGCGCGCCTTTCGTTCCACTTCGGGTTGTTACCAAGAGCTAGAGTTTAAGCCGCGCAATATGGGCTTTAATCGTTTGCGAGAGATAGAGGTTTCTCTGGTGTGCGATGCTGAGCAAACCCATGTATTGCTTGAGCTTGACCGCGCATTCCGTGGCGATGGTTACTTGTATTTCAGCCTGCCAAACAATGCCACCTTGAGCCAAGTGCAAGAGATTTTTAGGGCGAATTTGGGTTAA
- a CDS encoding 4'-phosphopantetheinyl transferase superfamily protein translates to MNIELFFIPLTEMDTASTNACMALLSEDERAKVARYRAPKAQMNGLLVRAALRCVLSRGLSSRGGASPCSSQRQIAPQDWCFEYGAKGKPSLNHEQFLSTGIEFNLSHSGHWLLIALAQDDDKGETANTAQPRLGLGVDIERSRASTHIYPILNHYFSPIEAEGLLALEGEDAQRQRFFDLWALKESYIKATGLGLAQSLKSFGFDLAPNSLLVVDDCALQTVDSPNWVELKLQENFALPSQAMPCSYLQLPSRIPLYSNIKLRIEPETALNATSSHAQHWRSYFGRLDEEYRFGLSLVDGDSLVQDDRLAKVTISMQLTSITALLAACSAI, encoded by the coding sequence ATGAATATTGAGCTTTTTTTTATACCATTAACCGAAATGGATACGGCCAGTACGAATGCGTGTATGGCGCTCTTGAGTGAGGACGAGCGCGCTAAAGTGGCGCGTTACCGGGCGCCCAAGGCGCAAATGAACGGCTTATTGGTGCGAGCGGCGCTGCGCTGCGTTTTATCTCGAGGATTGTCATCTCGCGGTGGCGCCTCACCTTGCTCCTCCCAACGACAGATTGCCCCCCAAGATTGGTGTTTTGAGTATGGGGCAAAGGGTAAACCCAGTCTTAACCATGAGCAGTTTCTGAGTACTGGCATTGAGTTTAATTTGAGCCACAGTGGCCACTGGTTATTGATTGCTTTAGCGCAAGACGATGACAAGGGAGAAACTGCTAATACAGCGCAACCCCGTTTAGGCTTGGGTGTGGATATAGAGCGCTCCCGCGCCAGTACTCATATTTACCCGATCCTTAATCATTATTTTTCCCCGATTGAAGCCGAAGGCTTATTAGCCCTTGAGGGCGAGGATGCGCAGCGGCAGCGCTTTTTTGATCTTTGGGCACTCAAGGAATCCTATATCAAGGCAACGGGTTTGGGCCTAGCGCAGTCGCTGAAATCTTTTGGTTTTGACTTAGCACCAAACAGTTTGCTGGTAGTTGATGATTGCGCGCTGCAAACTGTCGACTCCCCGAACTGGGTTGAACTCAAGCTACAAGAGAACTTTGCTTTACCGAGCCAAGCTATGCCCTGTTCTTATCTTCAACTCCCATCGCGTATTCCACTTTATTCCAATATTAAGCTGCGGATCGAACCTGAAACTGCACTCAATGCCACAAGCTCCCATGCCCAGCATTGGCGGAGTTATTTTGGCCGACTTGATGAGGAATATCGTTTTGGGCTCAGCTTGGTTGATGGTGACAGCTTAGTGCAGGATGACAGGTTGGCGAAGGTGACTATTTCGATGCAGCTGACCAGTATCACTGCATTACTGGCGGCGTGCTCTGCCATCTAG